The proteins below come from a single Bacillus horti genomic window:
- a CDS encoding GNAT family N-acetyltransferase: MFIEEKALRESLIGEHIRIEPMVESHIEGLYEIAKHESIWKHLSKDIHSIEDMKALVGEALGNKAAGREFPFVIFSTDTNQIIGSTRFLDISQANRNLEIGWTWYTPSVWGTQANNECKYLLLKYCFETLKTIRVQLKTDHLNVRSQKAIERIGGVREGVLRNHVVRKDGTFRHSVYFSIIENEWPLVKSRLEHLLTLVKDPTQYEKP; this comes from the coding sequence ATGTTTATAGAAGAGAAAGCGTTAAGAGAATCATTGATAGGTGAACATATACGGATAGAACCGATGGTAGAGAGTCACATAGAAGGATTATATGAAATAGCAAAACATGAAAGCATCTGGAAACATTTATCTAAGGATATACATTCTATTGAAGATATGAAAGCTTTAGTGGGTGAAGCTTTAGGGAATAAAGCAGCAGGGAGGGAGTTCCCATTCGTTATTTTCTCCACGGATACTAATCAGATCATAGGCAGCACTAGATTCCTAGATATTTCTCAGGCAAATAGGAATTTAGAGATTGGCTGGACCTGGTATACACCATCTGTCTGGGGGACACAGGCCAATAATGAGTGCAAATACCTATTACTTAAATACTGCTTTGAAACACTAAAAACCATACGTGTTCAGCTTAAAACAGATCATCTAAATGTACGGTCTCAGAAGGCGATAGAGCGCATAGGAGGAGTGAGAGAAGGCGTATTACGAAACCATGTCGTTCGCAAGGATGGAACCTTCCGTCATTCTGTTTACTTTAGTATTATTGAAAATGAATGGCCCTTAGTAAAAAGCCGTTTAGAGCATCTATTAACTCTCGTAAAGGATCCTACCCAATACGAGAAGCCTTGA
- a CDS encoding dihydrofolate reductase family protein, translating into MNTLNKQNSTRKVIYSMMVSLDGFIETVESEINWTKPDEELHQHFNDQESTIDTHLYGRRLYENMSSFWPTADENPSASAQEIEYSRIWKNATKVVFSKTLDKVEWNSTLVRDNIAQVIKDLKERPGKNMDLGGAEIAAEFMKQDLIDEYRLYVHPVILGNGKPMFQGLDRSINLKLVESRSFGCGVVLLRYER; encoded by the coding sequence ATGAATACATTAAACAAACAAAACTCAACTAGAAAAGTGATTTACTCCATGATGGTATCACTTGACGGTTTCATCGAGACAGTGGAGAGTGAGATCAATTGGACAAAACCAGACGAAGAGCTGCATCAGCATTTTAATGATCAAGAGAGTACCATTGATACTCACCTTTATGGACGTCGTTTATATGAAAATATGAGTAGTTTTTGGCCAACAGCTGACGAGAATCCATCTGCCTCGGCGCAAGAGATTGAATACTCAAGAATATGGAAAAACGCTACAAAAGTAGTGTTCTCTAAAACATTAGATAAAGTGGAATGGAATTCTACTTTGGTTCGTGACAATATCGCTCAGGTGATTAAAGATTTAAAAGAAAGACCAGGGAAGAATATGGATTTAGGCGGAGCAGAAATTGCAGCTGAATTTATGAAGCAAGATTTAATTGATGAATATCGCCTTTATGTCCATCCAGTTATCTTAGGGAATGGTAAGCCTATGTTTCAAGGATTGGATCGTTCCATTAACCTAAAGCTTGTTGAGTCACGTTCATTTGGCTGTGGTGTTGTTCTGCTACGATACGAAAGGTGA
- a CDS encoding CD3324 family protein — translation MQYKNGKEVFPPSLLNELQQYIQGELIYIPKKKQHRAGWGEMNGTRQYMTRRNQEIYELYREGCSFEKLEQKFSLSKDTIRKIIYKTRGEYNQIKS, via the coding sequence TTGCAATATAAAAACGGGAAAGAGGTGTTTCCCCCAAGCTTGCTAAATGAGCTTCAACAATACATTCAAGGAGAGCTCATCTATATCCCCAAGAAAAAGCAGCATAGAGCAGGTTGGGGTGAAATGAACGGTACACGACAGTACATGACTCGAAGAAACCAAGAGATTTATGAATTATACAGGGAAGGCTGTTCCTTTGAAAAATTAGAGCAAAAATTCAGCCTATCCAAAGATACGATTCGTAAAATCATTTATAAAACACGTGGAGAATATAATCAAATTAAAAGTTAG
- a CDS encoding DNA alkylation repair protein, producing the protein MDQLKNIYSQQFIQDLSTSLQNEYPAFQANKFKELVFQEDWEELALKQRMRRITNSMYQTLPQQYEDALDILYTVAPQFTGLAGIIFPDYVEQYGLEHWNTSMHALATFTPYSTSEYAVRPFFLLDQDKMIAQMLKWSTNSNEHVRRLASEGSRPRLPWGLSVPALKADPTPLIPTLEQLKQDNSLYVRKSVANHLNDISKTHPEIVLSLANEWYGVHEYTNWIVKHACRSLLKQGDTQALSLFGYENGSATIENFHCDQDRVEIGESLHFTFDLHSKDQMKARIEYAIDFVKARGQRHRKVFKISEVDLQKREIKSYTKKHSFKDLTTRKHYIGGHTLSIIVNGEVKETFDFELI; encoded by the coding sequence ATGGATCAATTAAAAAACATTTATAGTCAACAATTTATTCAAGACCTTAGTACTTCACTTCAAAATGAGTATCCAGCTTTTCAGGCAAATAAGTTTAAAGAGCTTGTTTTTCAAGAGGACTGGGAAGAACTTGCCTTAAAGCAAAGAATGCGTCGTATTACGAATTCCATGTATCAAACGCTCCCTCAGCAGTATGAGGATGCTTTAGATATTTTATATACAGTTGCTCCACAATTCACAGGTCTAGCAGGCATTATTTTTCCTGATTATGTAGAGCAGTATGGTTTAGAGCATTGGAATACTTCAATGCATGCCTTAGCTACTTTTACTCCGTACTCAACGTCCGAATATGCCGTTCGTCCCTTTTTCTTATTGGATCAAGACAAAATGATCGCTCAAATGCTGAAATGGTCGACAAACTCAAATGAACATGTACGACGTTTGGCGAGTGAAGGGAGTAGACCAAGACTTCCATGGGGGCTTTCCGTTCCAGCACTTAAAGCAGATCCAACACCTCTGATACCGACTTTAGAGCAATTGAAGCAGGATAATTCCCTATATGTAAGAAAAAGTGTGGCTAACCATCTGAATGATATCTCAAAGACACATCCAGAAATTGTTTTATCCCTGGCTAATGAGTGGTATGGGGTTCATGAGTATACAAACTGGATCGTTAAACACGCATGTCGCTCACTTTTAAAACAAGGGGATACACAGGCACTTTCCTTATTTGGCTATGAAAATGGGTCAGCTACAATCGAAAACTTCCATTGTGATCAGGATAGAGTAGAGATTGGGGAGTCACTGCACTTTACCTTCGATCTTCATTCTAAGGATCAGATGAAAGCACGGATAGAATATGCCATAGATTTTGTCAAAGCCCGTGGACAGAGGCATAGAAAGGTTTTTAAGATTAGCGAGGTAGATTTGCAAAAGAGAGAAATCAAAAGCTATACAAAAAAGCATTCATTTAAAGATCTAACCACTCGTAAGCACTACATAGGTGGTCACACTCTATCCATCATAGTGAATGGGGAGGTCAAGGAAACGTTTGATTTTGAATTAATTTAA
- a CDS encoding GNAT family N-acetyltransferase: MEFRKATKRDLNEIVRMLADDELGAKREKYEEPLPEAYYHAFTAIEEQVGNQIILAVEGESILGCLQLTIIPGLARQGMKRAQIEGVRVDKEHRGKKVGETLFKKAIELAKSEGCGLVQLTTNKARTDAHRFYDKLGFTSSHEGMKLNL, translated from the coding sequence ATGGAGTTTAGAAAAGCGACTAAAAGGGACTTGAACGAAATTGTACGTATGCTTGCAGATGATGAGCTAGGAGCCAAGCGTGAAAAATATGAAGAGCCTTTACCAGAGGCATATTATCATGCTTTTACTGCGATTGAAGAACAAGTGGGGAACCAAATTATTTTAGCTGTGGAAGGCGAAAGCATACTAGGGTGTTTACAATTAACTATCATTCCCGGTTTAGCTAGACAAGGAATGAAACGTGCACAGATCGAGGGAGTTCGTGTTGATAAAGAACACAGGGGTAAAAAAGTTGGTGAGACCTTGTTTAAAAAGGCAATTGAACTAGCAAAATCCGAAGGCTGTGGTTTAGTCCAGTTAACTACAAATAAAGCTCGTACAGATGCCCATCGCTTTTATGATAAGTTAGGCTTTACTTCTAGCCATGAAGGGATGAAATTAAACCTATAA
- a CDS encoding VOC family protein, producing MEKNKLLRMDNVGIVVESLDDAISFFEEIGLKLEGRATVEGEWAGRVTGLGSQSVEIAMMVTPDGHSRLELSRFLTPPTISDHRTAPVNALGYLRVMFTVEDIDEMVSRLTKHGAQLVGEVVQYEDSYRLCYIRGNEGILIGLAEQLGNK from the coding sequence ATGGAAAAAAACAAATTACTAAGAATGGACAATGTTGGCATCGTTGTAGAATCCCTTGATGACGCAATCTCTTTCTTCGAGGAGATTGGCTTGAAGCTCGAAGGGCGAGCTACTGTTGAAGGTGAATGGGCTGGTCGCGTAACCGGGCTGGGTTCACAGAGCGTAGAGATTGCTATGATGGTTACCCCAGATGGCCACAGCCGACTTGAACTTTCACGATTTCTCACCCCACCTACTATCTCAGATCACCGAACTGCTCCTGTAAATGCCCTCGGTTATCTACGCGTTATGTTCACCGTTGAAGACATTGATGAAATGGTATCCAGACTCACTAAGCATGGTGCTCAGCTCGTTGGCGAAGTGGTTCAGTACGAGGACTCGTATCGGCTCTGCTACATTCGTGGAAATGAAGGAATTCTAATCGGTTTGGCGGAACAACTCGGTAATAAATAA
- a CDS encoding PCYCGC motif-containing (lipo)protein, with product MKKVIIGLALPVSLFVLAACGNGEGEAGSHDNHENHEAHSPVGDIREETSAAHILPVFLTDKHEMLQQTYQAVALNQELLEHIPCYCGCGDTVGHKSSLECFVYQQNEDGSIVWDDHGTKCNVCVEIALRSMVEYNEGKSIAEIRDMIDNSYKEGYPDPTPTPRL from the coding sequence GTGAAAAAAGTAATCATAGGTCTAGCATTGCCTGTAAGTCTATTTGTCCTTGCTGCTTGTGGGAATGGAGAAGGTGAGGCTGGTTCGCACGATAATCATGAGAATCACGAAGCACACTCACCTGTAGGAGATATAAGAGAAGAAACATCTGCAGCTCATATTCTTCCAGTCTTTTTAACAGACAAGCATGAGATGCTGCAACAAACGTACCAGGCTGTAGCCCTTAATCAAGAATTACTTGAGCATATCCCTTGCTATTGTGGCTGTGGGGATACTGTCGGTCATAAAAGCAGCCTCGAATGCTTCGTATACCAACAGAACGAAGATGGATCAATCGTTTGGGATGACCATGGGACGAAATGCAATGTTTGTGTAGAAATTGCCCTTCGCTCAATGGTTGAATATAATGAAGGAAAATCCATTGCTGAAATTCGAGATATGATTGATAATTCGTATAAAGAAGGATATCCTGATCCTACCCCAACTCCAAGACTATAG
- a CDS encoding helix-turn-helix transcriptional regulator, whose protein sequence is MKAQYSEIDEVISYIHRNIYEPLSLSDLAKYAGYSPFHFTRIFKEKMGLPPSYYVSSVRLQKAKDLLLQTNLTVRDVAMEVGQQSLGTFTSKFSERVGVTPAQFRHSTIQVTEHLKSLQSLDTWDEPVLQIGGSTSTIIGHVEATTPFEGLVLIGLFPKPIPEGIPLNGTLISFTSKHNEFKLSGIKPGTYYLMATSVSWSMGPMDVLLPSQTLRTRSKEPIYITGNEPSSYQRVKLHEPHPDDPPILISLPLLMNTFLYRVMKNSNP, encoded by the coding sequence GTGAAAGCTCAATATTCAGAAATAGATGAAGTCATCAGCTACATTCATCGTAATATTTACGAGCCACTTTCTCTTTCAGATTTAGCTAAGTACGCTGGGTATAGCCCTTTTCATTTCACTCGAATTTTTAAGGAGAAAATGGGTTTACCACCATCCTACTATGTATCTTCTGTAAGACTGCAAAAAGCGAAGGATCTCCTGCTACAAACGAACTTAACTGTACGGGACGTTGCGATGGAGGTTGGGCAGCAAAGCCTGGGTACTTTTACATCAAAATTCAGTGAACGTGTTGGAGTTACTCCTGCTCAATTTCGACATTCTACTATACAGGTTACAGAACACTTAAAATCTCTACAAAGCTTAGATACATGGGATGAGCCTGTGCTTCAGATAGGTGGGAGTACTTCGACCATAATAGGGCATGTTGAAGCAACCACTCCATTTGAAGGGCTTGTTTTAATTGGTCTTTTTCCTAAGCCCATTCCTGAGGGGATTCCTCTTAATGGAACTCTAATTTCATTTACGAGTAAACATAACGAATTCAAATTGTCCGGTATAAAGCCAGGTACTTATTATCTTATGGCAACCTCTGTTTCATGGAGCATGGGACCAATGGATGTCTTGCTCCCTAGTCAGACATTACGCACTCGCTCCAAGGAGCCAATTTATATTACCGGAAATGAGCCTTCTTCCTATCAGCGGGTGAAGCTTCACGAACCTCATCCAGACGACCCACCTATTCTGATATCCTTACCTCTCTTAATGAACACATTTCTGTATCGTGTAATGAAAAACAGCAATCCATAA